In Theileria equi strain WA chromosome 4 map unlocalized gcontig_1105316255033, whole genome shotgun sequence, the following are encoded in one genomic region:
- a CDS encoding hypothetical protein (encoded by transcript BEWA_016030A) — MLLAIFVIRWARCGDSCGKGTLKGAEQQNSSKSATSFSFNVANPNRAQSDNSFEIWKAGERDICSAVNLYSKGNERFVVLWILNGGLTNLYFEKTGEKWNKIDLMKFTGKLNGVCYRDGGSQSTLNVPTPESLSSHNTEEHKDTSESLQQPQTSSQGQVKTGGKTPQKASSQKVDTKSARQDNGSTSTEESTAPFQSAGHPTGQSGKKKGSQ; from the exons ATGCTATTGGCAATATTTGTAATAAGATGGGCAAGGTGTGGAGATAGTTGTGGCAAGGGAACATTAAAGGGTGCAGAACAACAGAATTCTTCTAAGTCTGCCACTTCCTTCTCCTTTAATGTAGCTAACCCTAATAGG GCTCAGTCAGACAATAGTTTCGAAATATGGAAAGCAGGAGAACGTGATATTTGTTCTGCTGTTAACCTATATTCAAAAGGCAATGAAAGGTTTGTAGTTTTGTGGATTCTTAATGGAGGGCTCACAAACttgtattttgaaaagacAGGCGAGAAGTGGAATAAGATTGACCTGATGAAATTTACCGGAAAACTCAATGGAGTATGTTATAGAGATGGTGGATCCCAATCTACCCTGAATGTCCCTACTCCTGAATCACTTTCCTCTCATAATACTGAAGAGCATAAAGATACCTCTGAATCTCTCCAGCAACCACAGACTTCTTCGCAGGGTCAAGTGAAGACAGGTGGAAAAACTCCTCAGAAAGCTTCTTCACAGAAAGTAGATACTAAATCAGCTAGACAGGATAATGGTAGTACTTCTACTGAAGAATCCACCGCTCCTTTTCAATCCGCGGGACATCCTACTGGACAATCtggaaagaagaaaggTTCTCAGTAG
- a CDS encoding conserved hypothetical protein (encoded by transcript BEWA_016040A), with the protein MFGVLPLFINVTILLAQVTTTWANGTDAFVINANYRHKLAVPETFGTALCAHKAGTGNTRNGRDGNPKFLGVKKSHNSFVYTGNILVRQRGAKFKPGIVVMAEDKGVTIKLSEKPANQETTQEYTDSGSGRTIKVTESSHPGLPSGSNFTRYIHKVSNGEQPFKLKEILDDNNTPIDIAQEYNKDVTSVEAYYWGHENGKGPPNKVLLIGVTTQGNATPTYYGNRKKDGGINNWNSAGAPLPRPASRCSVTDEFLEQTLDDLTCEHNNAVTIDLTKTHSRNHSRTDGETYCCGYHNSKNEAKVTGRVTVKETQVTDPTSSNPVKVYKHEIYDRSSRLTKIKYYDNGDHSKRKRITLDGQPFPMTGPVEISALYSDDKQDPVLIHVKCGGISTGWYHKSTGSGDNEQWTKVDHVEKLLKVGVAASGAAVSVLAGSGLLGLTAIDAVLKWAKNTPLPPETPAEPTSTQGSATPAKESSADKLVVETGLATISLGTIFGSSSGAKMGRDHTIYASRCGKLQILKHKVSVLDLVAEENLLNKDNDYYEHPTIVTLSRLWTEKV; encoded by the exons ATGTTTGGCGTGTTGCCTCTTTTCATCAATGTGACGATTCTCTTGGCTCAAGTCACGACCACCTGGGCAAATGGGACGGACGCCTTTGTGATAAACGCAAACTATCGCCACAAACTCGCAGTACCGGAGACCTTTGG GACTGCTCTGTGTGCCCACAAGGCCGGAACCGGAAACACGAGGAATGGACGCGACGGGAATCCAAAGTTTCTCGGAGTCAAAAAGTCACACAACAGCTTTGTATACACCGGGAATATACTGGTAAGACAACGAGGTGCCAAGTTTAAACCCGGAATAG TGGTTATGGCAGAAGATAAaggagtaaccattaagCTCTCAGAAAAACCAGCTAATCAAGAAACTACTCAGGAATATACAGATTCCGGAAGTGGTAGGACCATTAAAGTCACAGAATCTTCCCATCCTGGTCTTCCTTCTGGATCTAACTTTACCAGATATATTCATAAGGTTTCTAATGGAGAACAGCCATTCAAACTAAAGGAAATACTAGATGATAATAATACCCCTATAGATATAGCTCAGGAATACAATAAAGATGTAACATCGGTTGAAGCCTATTATTGGGGACATGAGAATGGTAAGGGCCCACCTAATAAGGTTCTATTGATAGGGGTTACTACCCAAGGGAATGCTACACCTACCTATTATGGCAATAGAAAGAAGGATGGTGGTATTAATAACTGGAATTCTGCTGGAGCTCCTCTTCCTCGCCCTGCTAGTCGTTGTTCTGTTACTGATGAGTTTCTTGAACAAACACTAGATGACCTTACCTGTGAACATAACAATGCAGTTACTATAGATCTTACCAAGACTCATTCTAGGAATCATTCTAGAACTGACGGAGAAACCTACTGTTGCGGTTACCATAATAGTAAGAATGAGGCTAAGGTTACCGGGAGAGTCACTGTTAAAGAAACACAAGTTACAGACCCAACCAGTTCAAATCCTGTTAAAGtatacaaacatgagattTATGATAGAAGTAGTAGACTTACAAAGATTAAGTACTACGATAACGGCGATCATAGTAAAAGGAAACGCATAACTCTAGATGGACAACCATTTCCCATGACTGGCCCAGTTGAGATCTCTGCATTATATTCCGATGACAAACAGGATCCAGTTCTCATACACGTAAAATGTGGAGGTATATCTACTGGATGGTACCATAAGTCTACTGGTAGTGGTGACAATGAACAGTGGACAAAAGTAGATCATGTTGAAAAACTATTGAAAGTTGGTGTTGCTGCTAGTGGAGCTGCTGTTTCTGTACTGGCTGGATCAGGTCTACTTGGATTGACTGCTATAGATGCGGTTCTTAAATGGGCTAAAAATACTCCTCTACCTCCTGAAACTCCTGCTGAACCTACTTCTACTCAAGGATCTGCTACTCCTGCTAAAGAATCTTCTGCTGATAAACTTGTTGTTGAAACCGGTCTTGCTACTATATCTCTCGGGACTATCTTCGGATCATCCTCAg GTGCAAAAATGGGCCGAGATCACACTATATATGCGTCTAGATGTGGgaaattgcaaattttgaagCACAAGGTTTCTGTTTTGGATTTGGTGGCTGAAGAAAATCTTCTCAATAAAGATAACGACTATTATGAACATCCCACAATTGTTACACTCTCAAGGTTGTGGACAGAAAAGGTTTAA
- a CDS encoding conserved hypothetical protein (encoded by transcript BEWA_016020A), whose amino-acid sequence MSSMVTDEEKKKKEGLQIAATFISGIAFFQIFHVAFSSSKFTLLRFRIPPSHMSVYVNRMVISYRISTFCGVLLSTICDLASSKRSDLIHRCLFSMFFGCHILLLCTYHTGGEQGHLTLFYWIIAISAFFVGSSYIMAVRIVAGNIRYLLVGLPMSRILMFFYQLSFLFIWEVFGLSNAHFWLVQWQIIFATFLCVLTACLWIPAYEIGGDCASQPGGVSNGGESPETGPKDAGWKDFGETLIKATSPFLMSILGYGTQNVFYPGISPYKLVGIDKGSKIVMANMFISSIASFTILGLASSNKGPNRPWNGGNQAWLWHGAWGFFGIQMFCGILFLHAMHYPMSSISRMIRDSAWTLGFLTVLYNSCVELTYGIGTNGSAKQGGNAISKVNTMRLFILVAMQISSASLGDGYVKIYSQYSKDPSNWPTKHFTTKKAFWFWTWNATKVAFGRLKCAFSTDLRSEVIGKKGHLFIVYEDEMDNSSKPTKAKDPKVMKIVHDI is encoded by the coding sequence ATGAGCAGTATGGTGACGGATgaagagaaaaagaagaaggaaggGCTCCAAATAGCGGCAACATTCATATCTGGGATTGCATTCTTTCAAATCTTCCATGTGGCCTTTTCGTCCAGCAAGTTTACGCTCTTGAGGTTTAGGATACCGCCTAGCCACATGAGTGTCTACGTCAACCGCATGGTCATATCATACAGAATTTCCACCTTCTGTGGAGTTTTGCTTAGCACAATCTGTGATCTGGCATCTAGTAAGCGTTCTGATCTCATTCACCGCTGCCTATTCTCAATGTTTTTTGGCTGCCATATCCTCCTGCTCTGCACTTACCACACTGGCGGAGAACAGGGACATCTCACTCTCTTCTACTGGATCATTGCCATCTCCGCATTCTTTGTTGGTTCATCCTACATTATGGCTGTAAGAATTGTTGCAGGTAATATCCGGTATCTTCTCGTGGGTCTTCCAATGTCCAGGATTTTAATGTTCTTTTACCAGCTCTCATTCCTCTTTATCTGGGAAGTCTTCGGACTCTCAAATGCTCACTTTTGGCTGGTACAATGGCAAATTATATTTGCGACATTCCTGTGCGTTTTAACAGCATGCCTATGGATCCCCGCCTATGAGATTGGAGGCGATTGTGCTAGTCAACCTGGTGGTGTATCTAATGGTGGAGAATCTCCTGAGACTGGTCCTAAAGACGCTGGATGGAAAGATTTTGGAGAGACACTTATAAAGGCCACATCCCCCTTTCTAATGTCCATTTTAGGGTATGGTACGCAAAATGTCTTTTATCCGGGTATATCGCCTTATAAACTCGTTGGCATTGACAAGGGTTCCAAGATTGTCATGGCTAACATGTTCATTAGCTCTATAGCATCGTTTACTATCCTTGGCCTAGCATCAAGCAATAAAGGTCCAAATAGACCATGGAATGGTGGGAATCAGGCCTGGTTGTGGCATGGAGCCTGGGGATTTTTCGGAATACAAATGTTTTGTGGAATCCTATTTCTGCATGCAATGCATTACCCAATGAGTAGCATATCGAGAATGATAAGGGATAGCGCCTGGACTCTTGGATTCCTCACAGTACTTTACAATTCTTGCGTTGAACTTACATACGGAATAGGAACTAATGGATCCGCCAAACAGGGTGGCAATGCCATATCAAAGGTGAATACCATGAGGCTCTTTATCCTTGTGGCTATGCAAATATCGTCTGCCTCGTTAGGCGATGGTTATGTTAAAATATACTCTCAATATTCCAAGGACCCAAGCAACTGGCCTACTAAACACTTTACCACAAAAAAGGCATTCTGGTTCTGGACCTGGAATGCAACAAAAGTAGCTTTTGGAAGGCTAAAATGTGCATTCAGTACAGATTTAAGATCCGAAGTTATCGGTAAAAAGGGGCATCTCtttattgtctatgaagatgaaatgGATAATAGTAGCAAACCTACCAAGGCAAAAGATCCTAAAGTAATGAAGATAGTTCACGATATATAG